TTGTAGGCCAGGCCGCCCAGCCCCGTGCCCAGGTGAAGCCTTTCTTCTGGGGGGAACGAGGCGGAGGAAAAGGGGCGCGTTGAGTGGAACAGCACCTCCACTGGAGCCCGGCCCCACCGCCTCTTCAGGCATACCCCTTCCATGGCCGAGGGGGAACCGTAGGGGGCGAGGCAGGGGAGAACAGCTGACCCCCCGGCGCACGTCTCTATTAGGCCTACATCCATCTTGCTGTCTGGGGCATCTTCTCCACATGGGACACAAACACTATAACTGTCTATGAGGTTGTGGGAGATGAGAGTCTATTGCTATAGCCAGGGCTATTCTAAAGGAGGAAGCAGTGGCAGGATGCATAACATGAACAGTGTGGCTCAGCTATGGCATCTGGAGTAATTAACAAAAAAGGGGGAAACTGACAGGCTACTGTGACTGACACATCATGATGTCAACAACTCCACTCGCAGCAAGAAACATTAATTAAATCAATGGAGGAATCCATAAAGAATACTCACCAGCATCGACAACGTACAGAAATAACTCCATCTTGCTTGGAATCTTTTGATCTAAGCTGAAGGAATCGGGGAAGACAAACTCACAGTAGTAGAGGTCTGTGTCTGTTCCCTTCAGCTGGCTGAGGGTCACGTTGACCCGGTGAGTACTCGGGTCTCCCATGACATGGATGCGCTCTTTGACGTCAGGGTGAAACACAGGGTTTTGCTCAGTATACATGAACAGGACCTCTCTTTTGGGCTGCAGCCACTTTCGTTTCAGGTAGAACCCAATGGGCTTGGAGGCATTGAACTCAGAGATACAGTAGAACTCTATAGAGTCACCCTGCGTTCTCTCCCGGAATTCCATTTCACAGAACACTAGGAGGCAACATATAGGAAAGTAATACAACGTTAGCTCCCcgtttttattttacttttatttaactagacaagtccgttaacacaaataagaatttgttcaaattcttatttacaaatgatggcctcccccggccaaaccctaacccgggcgacactGGATCAATTGTGCTCCGCgttatgggacttccaatcagggccgattgtgatacagcctggaatggaaccaggctatctgtagtgacgcctctaccactgagatgcagtaccttagaccactgcgccactcgggagccccgttAGTGTCATTGGTCGTCTTTTTTAATGGCTTGTTGGTGATCATAAGGGAATCCCATTGTACTGACAGCATAGTTTAGCTCTCCCTAGCCTGGTCAAGAAAGCACCTGCATAATGATCAACGTAATGATTCTGGAACAGTTGCAGGGCTCTGGTTAGACTACACCAAACAAGTGCTGTTTTGATAGGCATTAAAACTACTCCCTAATAAAGTCATCCAAAACATGCAATGGCAGAAAAAAAATTAACACCACAGGTtgatggcaccttaattggagaggaCAGGCACATGttaatgagtggaatggtatcaaataaatCAAACCTGTGGTTCCCAAgtgtttgatatcattccatCCACGCCAGccgttatgagccgtcctcccttcagcagcctcctgtggccAACAGTTCCCAATAAACTAAACCCACACCGAAAGTTACAAAAACACAACTTACCCAACACAGTACATGTCATGAGCAGCAGCCAAACACCTGTCAGATGAAAAGTCATGACTTCCCTTGTTCTTATATGATGCTATCACACTGAGCAGCATGCAGTGAGCCTCAGACATAAGTGGAGTAGTAAACTAGAATTATTGAGTGTGGTTCACTGACTGGGGGGGGTCTCAGCCAGATGAGGGGAAATTGGTGACTAGTTACAGGAAGTTCTAATATGCTCCACCTCAAAACGTAACgctaaagaggaagagaggtttCTAAATGACTATCACTAGTGTCACAGCAAATAGCCACGCCCACCATTACTACAACATAGATCTGCGAAGATGAGATGGTTCTGCAAAATACTGAAGCCAGACAAAATGTGTTGACCTTATACTAAGAGTATAAAAATACTGAGTTCTTAGCCATTGGTAAAGCTGCAAAAATCAGTCAATTTCATCCAAATACTGCTACTAAGAGAATATATTTAGGTATCAACCAAACAACTTCAAAGTAACTAAATGTGTTGAAGGtttataaaatgtttaaaaagttaCAACATACAAGACTAACTGTTCACTGTAATGTTGTGGGAGATAATGGAAACAGTTATTTTGAGAAAGTCAAGTTCACGACCCAACAAGACCATCTAGTGGTACTCTTACAAAGATGCTTCAGATGTGTCCTGTTCCTGATATAAAATGGGTTTTTAAACAATAGGCTTCAAAAAAAAAGACACTGAaaattgtacagtatatacacatgattTATTATACAGTGAGTGTTGATACAAAGCATTTGGATTCTTATATTAGGATACATGTATGCACATCAGCAAGGGGAGAGCAACTGTGATACTGCCTACATGGCAGTATCACAGTGAAATAACATGTCCATCTGCTTTATGTGAAAGGTATAGTTAATGAACAAACAGGCCAATGTTCCCTTTAAAAGGGATGTATGTTGACCATTTTTTATAAGTGGGGAGAATTCAATTACAATGGTGAAGCTAATCCTAGTAACAGCTTTAtggagtattgtggagtaacagtATTAATGACAGCAGCATATCCGAGACAGTTGAGCATTGTTAACGAAAGTTGGAAGACAAGTTCGGACTCTTGTTGAGAACGACATCTAACAGCTCAAATACTATAATTATTCATAATCTATTCATCTGTAAACAATGAATCATCACTTGGGGAAAACTTTTTTTAAAAACCGTAATATTGTTTGGGAGTGTTTTCAAATGAACTTGTCAATCATTATTTTATAACTGCCATCGTCAGCAAGTGCCttccaaaagtattcacccccttgactttttgtactttgtgttccagcctgaatttaaaaatggattcaattgagattgtcACTTGCTTGTACAATACcgcacaatgtcaaagtggatttattttttactttatacTAATTAATTCAATGGAAAGCTGAAACGTCTTGAAtcaaagtattcaacccctttgttatggcaagcctaaataaattctgGAGTAAAATTTTTGCTTAAGTCACAATATAAATTGTATAGACTCACCGTGTGCATTAATAGTGCTTAACATGATTTGAATAACTACCTCATtcatgtaccccacacatacagataaaaGGTTCCCGagccgagcagtgaatttcaaaacagattcaccacaaagaccagggaggttttcaaatgcctcgcaaagggTATCTATTGGCAGGTGGGTCAAATTAAAatcaaaagcagacattgaatatccctttgagcgtgGTGAAGTTAtaatactttggatggtgtatcaatacacccagtcactacaaagatagacATCCTTCCTTACTCAGTTCCCGGAGAGGAAaccgttcagggatttcaccacgaggccaataAAACATttgagtttaatggttgtgatagaaAACTGATGATTGATCAACATtgttactccataatactaacctaaatgacagcgtGAACAGGAAgcctgtaaagcattttttatttttatgtgacAAAGAAAtcaactttatgtcctgaatataaagcattatgtttggggcaaatccaacaacacgTCAATGACTACCCCtcgtcatattttcaagcatggtggtggtggtggctgcatcatgttatgggtatgctagtCGTCGGCAAGGACTAGGCAGTTtaggataaaaaaagaaacagaatagagctaagcacatgaAAACacctaaaggaaaacctggttcagcctgctttccaaaacactgggagacaaatttacctttcagcaagacaataacctaaaacacaggtCAAATATAcacaggagttgcttaccaagaagacattgaaaGTTCCTGAATGGCCTAGTTAAGAGTTGACTTACAAATcggtttgaaaatctatggcaagacttgaaaatggctgtctagcaatgatcaacaaccaaattgacagagcttgaagaattaaagaTAGCACAAATAtaatacaatccaggtgtgcaaagctcagacttacccagaaagactcagttGTAATGGcttccaaaggtgattctaacatattgactcaagggttgaatacttatgagatatgcatttcattttcaaacgtgatttcactttgtcattatggggtattgtgggtagatctGTGagaatctatttaatccattttgaattcaggctgtaacaaggggtatgaatactttcaaaGCTGATGTGAAATCCTACTTACCAAATGAGTGGGATAAAAATGTGTCCAGATTCCACCGAACAGCCCCCTTCACCACCAGACAGAAAGAGGCAACAATGGCACACCACAGCATTCAACATTCATTACATTTGTATGCAACCAAATGGTGTAACAAATCTTGAGTAAGTACTTTAGAATAACTCTACAATATATCCAAATCTTGGAAAACACCCAAAATGCATGATTTCAGATTCAATAACTAGTTACTACTAAAAACGGTACATCCGGTGCAAGATACAGCCACACTATGGTAAGGGAATGGGTACTTACAGATATAACTGACCTGTTTCGCAAGAAATCTGTGTTTTAGGCTGAAAAGCAGATAAGGACATTACCATCAAAATAGACATGGGCTTAAAAGAAAGTATAAAAGTAATGTTTTTTCGATTTTAATATGCaatgcagtgtttcccctagtaTTTTTTTCCAACAGCGATGGCAAAGTTAGCGTGTGGGGGTAGTGGGCATGGCAAATGGCACATTTTAGAGGCCCTCCTCTCAGCCACAGAGAAACTGTAGCTGTTCTAAAGCAAGtttactgcaattctacacattttggcaTGAATATTttacagttttaaagctaatttcctgcaattctacacattttgccatggcttatgcATTGTTCTTAATTTATGTAAACGACTCAAACAAAATCAAAGGGGGACCTAATGACATGACATTTTGGAATTTTAGATACTCCGACTGTCTAGTTATTTTAGCTATTTTTAGTTCAAAAACAAATTGCTCCATTATTGTTTCTATATTcctggttttagtcatttaaatatattttttttgcagtGGTGGCCACGGTTTAGCAGCGGCGTTGTGCTGCTGCTAAatgcatataggggaaacactgatgcACCATAGTGAACGAACACCAAATAAGGACCTCTGACTTGAAAAGCTAGACAACCGGAGGACATGAGTAGGTGGTTTAGGAAAAATACACCTGACATCAAGTAAACTGTATATTTATCATCaactactcacacacacaaacacagcataGAGCACTTGCATGCAAATGTTAGTGAACCTAAGGTGAGGAAGATAAACTAATTCAGGGTGCAGGTATTAAATGACTGGATTACTATTAAAGAAGGTCTAGGCTATAAACTTATCTGCATCAATACAATTTGTatattaaaacatgttttaaaaaataccAGAGACCTAGAAAGTTGACATCCTATTATTTGAGCAATATTTCATAAATACAACATTTATGTACAAACCTTCATGATGAAGGTACTAACCTTCATGGTACAAACCTTCATGAAGCCTCATCCCCATCCACGGGTCAGGAAGAAAACAGTGTTGGATTTTAAGTGAGTTTTATTACAACATAGATTGTTTAAAACAGTACAGAGAATAAATCCACACAAGTTACCCTTTTGATCATGGAATAAACCTGAAATAAGAATGAAGCTAGAGACTGATAGATAATAATCCATAGATCTGGTGGTAAACTCCTAAACAGTtggaatcatcatcatcataaaggAGGACCCTCACCAACCATATGGTTGGGGACAGGGCGTCCAACAACACACAAAGTGTGCTGTGAGGGCCTCGTCACCGACTTACTCTACACAACAGAAAATCATATATTTACAGGAAACTTGCCTTtttgtaagggggggggggggggtacgatCATGTTACTCCAGCAGCGAGCAGTCAAAATAATATGAACCATATTTAACACACTTCACTTCTACAAACCTGAGTGAAACATGAGAAGAAAAACACCATACATGTATCAAATCTGCACAACGACAAAGTTGTCATTATCAACaagttgttttgtgtgttttgttgtttctatgttttttccCCCATTAAAGATGTCATGTTAAATGTCCGTGTGCtgcgtatatattttttttccatcAATACTTTTCTTCACCATCACTGGTTGGTCTTACTGctcattggcttgggctagtttTAAAAAGCACAAGGTGAGAAAAGGTTTAACCACCAAACCTAGTGAGGGGCCAGGTCGTTGCGACTTCTTCAGTATCGTCCAGCAGGAGACATGACGGGGGGCCTCATGCCCATGGGAGGCCCTCCTTGGTATCCCATCGGAGGGCCCTGCCCATACGGAGGCATCCCGCCCTGCATGTAGCCAGGCATGCCCTGGGGGGGACCACCATACTGACCTGGAGGGAGAAGGAAGTATATTGAAACGTCACAGTCACAATGCAAGCAAATGCAAAAACCCCATGTTTTGACTTATATGATACTTGGGTCTTTCGTGCCATTAAAGGCTACAAGTTTCTGGTCTAGTGATGCCATAATGTCTCCTACCGTGCATGGGGTGCCTCATGCCAGGCTGCTGGGGGGGCATGCCCTGCTGTGGGGGCATCATGCCGCCCACGGCCGCCACAGGAGGGGCAGACATGTGGACCTGCCCCTGCCTGGGCACGTTACGCTGGTACCGGGGCAACTGAGCCCGTCGCTCCTCCTGTTACCGggcagacaaacacagagaggatTCTTAGACAGGACG
This genomic stretch from Oncorhynchus clarkii lewisi isolate Uvic-CL-2024 chromosome 13, UVic_Ocla_1.0, whole genome shotgun sequence harbors:
- the LOC139423823 gene encoding uncharacterized protein isoform X1; amino-acid sequence: MTFHLTGVWLLLMTCTVLVFCEMEFRERTQGDSIEFYCISEFNASKPIGFYLKRKWLQPKREVLFMYTEQNPVFHPDVKERIHVMGDPSTHRVNVTLSQLKGTDTDLYYCEFVFPDSFSLDQKIPSKMELFLYVVDAEDAPDSKMDVGLIETCAGGSAVLPCLAPYGSPSAMEGVCLKRRWGRAPVEVLFHSTRPFSSASFPPEERLHLGTGLGGLAYNLTLLKMQPEESAFYSCELLLPGRPDNSARLGRHVYFVSVQDVRCSCAGYAPLLYALSATVGLLLIFVMALGVAHYGKTRGDRVKPQPHQVSIYEEMVGVRPPNRNGKVSPSYHPRPPFLLEEKDASAYDTPPLRSRQENHYERPEGVPLVSETVGEM
- the LOC139423823 gene encoding uncharacterized protein isoform X2; translated protein: MTFHLTGVWLLLMTCTVLVFCEMEFRERTQGDSIEFYCISEFNASKPIGFYLKRKWLQPKREVLFMYTEQNPVFHPDVKERIHVMGDPSTHRVNVTLSQLKGTDTDLYYCEFVFPDSFSLDQKIPSKMELFLYVVDADAPDSKMDVGLIETCAGGSAVLPCLAPYGSPSAMEGVCLKRRWGRAPVEVLFHSTRPFSSASFPPEERLHLGTGLGGLAYNLTLLKMQPEESAFYSCELLLPGRPDNSARLGRHVYFVSVQDVRCSCAGYAPLLYALSATVGLLLIFVMALGVAHYGKTRGDRVKPQPHQVSIYEEMVGVRPPNRNGKVSPSYHPRPPFLLEEKDASAYDTPPLRSRQENHYERPEGVPLVSETVGEM